One genomic region from Dermacentor variabilis isolate Ectoservices chromosome 6, ASM5094787v1, whole genome shotgun sequence encodes:
- the LOC142584336 gene encoding uncharacterized protein LOC142584336 isoform X1 has protein sequence MALLSYVNRLAFKPYMVMMRHAVIAFTFGVAAASFDYSGRATYADVLEFFSTDASIILYSRSYSLKIGNYDPMCISNRVTKQEGSLIRVYQRYDYGTPSAHKCVSYGVYYNVSKDPGMDVAPVMQAKKTKELGCSEAAYTENSAGMDSLGFEEDFLHGRTYTFQYYDRTEKCAVITFSDKRCNIKCELHVWYQYFRKGKFNCVREYSYLCGKRHIYDLYDQTMCGWPVPKQ, from the exons ATGGCTCTTTTAAGTTATGTCAATCGCTTAGCCTTCAAGCCGTACATGGTAATGATGCGCCATGCCGTCATAGCATTTACTTTCGgagtcgctgcggctagttttgACTACAGTGGCAGGGCTACGTATGCAGATGTATTGGAG TTCTTTAGCACAGATGCCTCAATTATTCTCTACAGCAGAAGCTATTCACTCAAAATTGGGAACTATGATCCCATGTGTATCTCCAATAGAGTTACGAAGCAGGAAGGCAGCTTGATACGTGTGTACCAACGCTACGACTACGGTACCCCTAG CGCGCATAAATGCGTTTCTTATGGCGTATATTACAATGTGTCAAAGGATCCAGGAATGGACGTAGCTCCTGTGATGCAAGCAAAGAAAACTAAGG aACTCGGCTGCAGTGAAGCTGCTTATACTGAGAACTCTGCAGGAATGGATAGTTTAGGCTTTGAAGAAG ACTTCCTGCATGGCCGAACATACACTTTCCAATACTATGATCGAACGGAAAAGTGTGCCGTCATTACCTTCTCGGACAAACGAT GTAACATAAAATGTGAGCTCCACGTTTGGTACCAGTACTTTCGCAAAGGCAAATTCAACTGCGTAAGAGAATACAGCTACTTGTGTGGGAAACGCCATATATACGACTTATATGACCAAACTATGTGCGGCTGGCCAGTGCCCAAACAATGA
- the LOC142584336 gene encoding uncharacterized protein LOC142584336 isoform X2, giving the protein MDASKFFSTDASIILYSRSYSLKIGNYDPMCISNRVTKQEGSLIRVYQRYDYGTPSAHKCVSYGVYYNVSKDPGMDVAPVMQAKKTKELGCSEAAYTENSAGMDSLGFEEDFLHGRTYTFQYYDRTEKCAVITFSDKRCNIKCELHVWYQYFRKGKFNCVREYSYLCGKRHIYDLYDQTMCGWPVPKQ; this is encoded by the exons ATGGACGCCAGCAAG TTCTTTAGCACAGATGCCTCAATTATTCTCTACAGCAGAAGCTATTCACTCAAAATTGGGAACTATGATCCCATGTGTATCTCCAATAGAGTTACGAAGCAGGAAGGCAGCTTGATACGTGTGTACCAACGCTACGACTACGGTACCCCTAG CGCGCATAAATGCGTTTCTTATGGCGTATATTACAATGTGTCAAAGGATCCAGGAATGGACGTAGCTCCTGTGATGCAAGCAAAGAAAACTAAGG aACTCGGCTGCAGTGAAGCTGCTTATACTGAGAACTCTGCAGGAATGGATAGTTTAGGCTTTGAAGAAG ACTTCCTGCATGGCCGAACATACACTTTCCAATACTATGATCGAACGGAAAAGTGTGCCGTCATTACCTTCTCGGACAAACGAT GTAACATAAAATGTGAGCTCCACGTTTGGTACCAGTACTTTCGCAAAGGCAAATTCAACTGCGTAAGAGAATACAGCTACTTGTGTGGGAAACGCCATATATACGACTTATATGACCAAACTATGTGCGGCTGGCCAGTGCCCAAACAATGA